A window from Canis aureus isolate CA01 chromosome 23, VMU_Caureus_v.1.0, whole genome shotgun sequence encodes these proteins:
- the LOC144295471 gene encoding olfactory receptor 2AT4-like, whose protein sequence is MYLIHSFSCSEAFILVVMAYDRQVNICHLLHYPVLMTPQTNATLAACAWLTALLPPIPAVVQTSHLAFDSSAHIYHCFCDYLAVVQASCSDTMPQTLMGFCTAMVVSFLPRLLALLSYAHILASVLHISSQEGRSKAFSTCSSHLLVVGTYCSSIAIAYVAYRADLPLDFHIMGNVVYAILTSVLSHLIYMLRNKDVKVAITRMACPQDPGHCGDP, encoded by the coding sequence ATGTACCTCATCCACAGCTTCTCCTGCTCTGAAGCCTTCATCCTGGTGGTCATGGCTTATGACCGCCAAGTGAATATCTGCCACCTACTGCACTACCCTGTCCTCATGACCCCACAGACCAATGCTACACTGGCAGCCTGTGCCTGGCtcactgccctcctcccacccatccCAGCAGTGGTGCAGACTTCCCACTTGGCTTTTGACAGCAGTGCTCACATCTATCACTGCTTCTGTGACTACTTGGCCGTGGTCCAGGCCTCCTGCTCTGACACCATGCCCCAGACCCTCATGGGCTTCTGCACTGCCATGGTGGTATCCTTCCTGCCCCGTCTCCTGGCGCTTCTCTCCTATGCCCACATCCTGGCCTCGGTGCTTCACATCAGCTCCCAGGAAGGACGTTCAAAAGCCTTCTCCACCTGTAGCTCCCACCTCCTGGTGGTTGGCACATACTGCTCATCCATTGCCATAGCCTATGTGGCCTACAGGGCTGACCTGCCCCTTGATTTCCACATCATGGGCAATGTGGTATATGCTATTCTCACATCTGTCCTCAGCCATCTCATTTACATGCTGAGGAACAAGGATGTCAAAGTAGCCATCACCAGAATGGCATGTCCCCAGGACCCAGGGCATTGTGGGGACCCTTGA
- the LOC144294904 gene encoding olfactory receptor 2AT4, translated as MEATTCNGSLDGSPVFYLVGIPSLPETFFLPVFFIFLLFYLLILMGNVLILVAVVGEPSLHKPMYFFLINLSTLDILFTTTTVPKMLSLFLLGDHFLSFPACLLQMYLFQSFTCSEAFILVVMAYDRYVAICRPLHYPVHMTPQTNAVLAACAWLIALLLPIPAAVKTSQMAYNNIARIYHCFCDHLALVQASCSDTMPQTLMGFCIAMVVSFLPLLLVLLSYAHILASVLRISSREGRSKAFSTCSSHLLVVGTYYSSIAVAYVAYRADLPLDFHIMGNVAYAILTPILNPLIYTLRNKDVKAAITKITCLKTQS; from the coding sequence ATGGAGGCCACAACCTGTAATGGATCATTGGATGGATCACCTGTCTTCTACCTGGTGGGAATCCCCTCTCTGCCAGAGACCTTCTTCCtccctgtgttttttattttcctcctcttctatctTCTTATCCTTATGGGAAATGTCCTGATCCTGGTGGCTGTGGTGGGAGAGCCCAGCCTCCACAAGCCCATGTACTTCTTTCTGATCAACCTCTCTACTCTGGACATTCTCTTCACCACAACCACCGTCCCCAAGATGCTGTCCCTGTTCCTGCTTGGGGACCACTTCCTCAGCTTCCCTGCCTGCTTATTGCAAATGTACCTCTTCCAAAGCTTCACATGTTCAGAAGCCTTCATCCTGGTggtcatggcctatgaccgctatgtggctaTCTGCCGCCCACTGCACTACCCTGTCCACATGACCCCACAGACCAATGCTGTGCTGGCAGCCTGTGCCTGGCTCATTGCCCTCCTCTTGCCCATCCCAGCAGCGGTCAAGACCTCCCAGATGGCATATAACAACATTGCTCGCATCTACCATTGTTTCTGTGATCACTTGGCTCTGGTCCAGGCCTCCTGCTCTGACACCATGCCCCAGACCCTCATGGGCTTCTGCATTGCCATGGTGGTATCcttcctgccccttctcctgGTGCTTCTCTCCTATGCCCACATCCTGGCCTCGGTGCTTCGCATCAGCTCCCGAGAAGGACGTTCAAAAGCCTTCTCCACCTGTAGCTCCCACCTCCTGGTGGTTGGCACATACTACTCATCTATTGCCGTAGCCTATGTGGCCTACAGGGCTGACCTGCCCCTTGACTTCCACATCATGGGCAATGTAGCATATGCTATTCTCACACCAATTCTCAACCCTCTCATTTACACTCTGAGAAACAAGGATGTCAAAGCAGCCATTACCAAAATCACATGTCTCAAGACCCAATCTTGA
- the LOC144294905 gene encoding olfactory receptor 2AT4-like — protein METIACNGSEDSSPIFYLVGIPSLPKSLFLPIFFVFLFLYLLILLGNVLILLAVVAEPSLHKPMYFFLINLSALDILFTTTTVPKMLSLLLLGDRFLSFPACFLQMYLFHSFSCSEAFILVVMAYDRYVAICRPLHYPVLMTPQTNATLAACAWLTALLLPIPAVVQTSHLAFDSTAHIYHCFCDHLAVVQASCSDTMPQTLMGFCIAMVVSFLPLLLVLLSYAHILASVLRISSREGRSKAFSTCSSHLLVVGTYYSSIAVAYVAYRADLPLDFHIMGNVVYAILTPVLNPLIYTLRNKDVKAAITRMACL, from the coding sequence ATGGAAACTATAGCCTGTAATGGATCAGAGGATTCCTCACCCATCTTCTACCTGGTGGGCATTCCTTCTCTGCCCAAATCCCTCTTTCTTCCtatcttctttgtctttctcttcctttacctGCTCATCCTGCTGGGAAATGTCCTGATCCTACTGGCTGTGGTGGCAGAGCCCAGCCTCCACAagcccatgtacttcttcctgatTAATCTCTCAGCCTTGGACATCCTTTTCACCACAACCACCGTCCCCAAGATGCTGTCCCTCCTCTTACTTGGGGACCGCTTCCTCAGCTTCCCTGCCTGCTTCCTGCAGATGTACCTCTTCCACAGCTTCTCCTGCTCTGAAGCCTTCATCCTGGTggtcatggcctatgaccgctatgtggctaTCTGCCGCCCACTGCACTACCCTGTCCTCATGACCCCACAGACCAATGCTACACTGGCAGCCTGTGCCTGGCTCactgccctcctcctgcccatCCCAGCAGTGGTGCAGACTTCCCACTTGGCTTTTGACAGCACTGCTCACATCTATCACTGCTTCTGTGACCACTTGGCCGTGGTCCAGGCCTCCTGCTCTGACACCATGCCCCAGACCCTCATGGGCTTCTGCATTGCCATGGTGGTATCcttcctgccccttctcctgGTGCTTCTCTCCTATGCCCACATCCTGGCCTCGGTGCTTCGCATTAGCTCCCGAGAAGGACGTTCAAAAGCCTTCTCCACCTGTAGCTCCCACCTCCTGGTGGTTGGCACATACTACTCATCTATTGCCGTAGCCTATGTGGCCTATAGGGCTGACCTGCCCCTTGATTTCCACATCATGGGCAATGTGGTATATGCTATTCTCACACCTGTCCTCAACCCTCTCATCTACACGCTGAGGAACAAGGATGTCAAAGCAGCCATCACCAGAATGGCATGTCTCTGA